The Peribacillus simplex genome contains a region encoding:
- a CDS encoding DUF2294 domain-containing protein, producing MSKVIHEFNDMIRKLRKELFGKGPERIHTVFVENMAVSTLYGNLTPTEMFISRSEEGRDMVHSARTKMVQDVYSESPPDGMEELVGAKLVHLFSDIKIKENIAISVFVFDKDIADKLNRH from the coding sequence GTGTCAAAAGTTATCCATGAATTCAATGATATGATTCGTAAGCTGCGCAAGGAACTATTCGGTAAAGGACCAGAACGCATACACACGGTTTTCGTGGAAAATATGGCCGTTTCTACGTTATATGGGAATTTGACTCCTACGGAAATGTTCATATCAAGATCGGAGGAAGGAAGGGACATGGTCCATTCAGCACGAACCAAAATGGTTCAGGATGTGTATTCGGAGAGTCCTCCTGATGGAATGGAAGAGCTGGTTGGAGCAAAACTGGTCCATTTGTTTTCAGATATCAAAATCAAGGAGAACATAGCGATTTCCGTATTTGTATTTGATAAAGATATAGCGGACAAACTCAACAGGCATTGA
- the fdhF gene encoding formate dehydrogenase subunit alpha, whose product MSDSNITIKINGKDYTANEGATILEVINQNEIAHPQICYVPEVDPIQTCDTCIVEVNGKLVRSCSTKAAGGMDIALDSSKAKAAQTEAMDRILENHSLYCTVCDNNNGNCKLHNTAELMEIEHQKYPYTPKVELGAVDMSHPFYRYDANQCIACGQCVEVCQNLQVNETLSIDWEAERPRVIWDEGTEINNSSCVGCGQCVTICPCNALMEKSMLGEAGFMSGLKNDMLEPMIDLVKEVEPGYSGIFAISEIEAAMRDTRTKKTKTVCTFCGVGCTFEVWTKGRKILKVQPTHEAPVNAISTCVKGKFGWDFVNSEKRLTKPLIRKNGRFVESSWDEALDLVASRLGSIKQQYGGNSVGFISSSKITNEENYVIQKLARQMFETNNVDNCSRYCQSPATDGLFRTVGMGGDAGTIKDIAAAGLVIIVGANPAEGHPVLATRVKRAHKLHGQKLIVADIRKNEMAERSDIHISPKQGTDQVWLMAVTKYMIDQGWHDHEFINENVNFFEDYKEVLEKYTLEYAETHTGISIETLIQIAETIRDADGTCILWGMGVTQNTGASDTSAAISNLLLATGNYRRPGAGAYPLRGHNNVQGACDMGTLPTWLPGYQHVTDDVARAKFEKAYGVKIDGKPGLNNIEMLKAIEKGDMKAMYLVGEDMALVDADANHVDKVLSGLDFFVVQDIFLSRTAQYADVVLPGAPSLEKDGTFTNTERRVQRLYKALPTMGDSKADWEITQEIANRLGANWNYTHPSEIYEEMASLSPIFSQANYGVLEGWNSFLWGSHDGSNTPLLYVDGFNFPDKKARFALADWVEPHKFPEEYDLHINNGRMLEHFHEGNMTNKSNGIQSKVPDIFVEVSPELAKERKVGDGGLVRLVSPFGAVKLKALITDRVKNNELFLPMNSVDKDSAINFLTGPIYDQRTSTPAYKQTMVRMEVLSASGDIPLPGTNPRNKKRHPQNGVEVERKWARPGYVHLTDK is encoded by the coding sequence ATGAGCGATTCAAACATCACCATCAAAATCAATGGGAAGGATTATACCGCTAATGAAGGAGCGACAATACTGGAGGTCATCAACCAAAATGAGATAGCCCATCCACAGATTTGTTATGTTCCTGAAGTGGATCCGATCCAAACATGCGACACATGCATCGTCGAAGTAAATGGGAAACTCGTCCGATCATGTTCAACAAAAGCAGCGGGCGGCATGGATATAGCCTTGGACTCAAGCAAGGCAAAAGCAGCCCAAACCGAAGCCATGGACCGGATCCTGGAAAACCATTCTTTATACTGTACTGTATGTGATAATAACAACGGGAATTGCAAACTGCATAACACAGCGGAATTAATGGAAATCGAACACCAAAAATATCCTTACACACCGAAAGTGGAATTGGGTGCCGTCGATATGTCCCATCCATTTTACCGCTATGATGCCAATCAATGCATCGCATGCGGGCAATGTGTCGAAGTCTGCCAAAACCTTCAGGTCAACGAGACGCTGTCCATCGACTGGGAAGCGGAACGCCCCCGTGTAATCTGGGATGAAGGAACGGAAATCAATAACTCATCTTGTGTAGGCTGCGGACAGTGTGTAACCATTTGTCCATGTAATGCATTAATGGAAAAATCGATGCTGGGTGAGGCTGGCTTCATGTCAGGTTTGAAAAACGATATGCTTGAACCAATGATTGACCTTGTCAAAGAAGTGGAACCTGGATACAGCGGGATTTTTGCGATTTCGGAGATTGAAGCGGCAATGCGTGATACACGGACGAAGAAGACAAAAACGGTCTGTACGTTCTGTGGGGTGGGATGCACATTCGAAGTCTGGACAAAAGGCCGTAAAATCCTTAAAGTCCAACCTACTCATGAAGCACCCGTCAATGCGATATCCACATGTGTCAAAGGGAAATTCGGCTGGGACTTCGTAAACTCGGAAAAACGTTTGACCAAGCCCCTGATTCGGAAAAATGGTAGATTCGTTGAATCAAGCTGGGATGAAGCACTTGATTTGGTTGCATCCAGACTTGGTTCGATCAAACAGCAATATGGCGGAAATTCAGTAGGCTTCATTTCCTCATCAAAGATCACGAATGAAGAAAACTATGTGATTCAAAAACTGGCACGGCAAATGTTCGAAACGAATAACGTCGACAATTGCTCGCGTTACTGTCAATCCCCGGCAACAGACGGACTGTTCCGTACAGTCGGCATGGGCGGTGATGCTGGTACGATTAAAGATATCGCCGCAGCAGGTCTTGTCATCATCGTTGGGGCTAACCCTGCAGAAGGCCATCCCGTATTGGCGACACGCGTAAAACGGGCACATAAGCTTCACGGACAAAAACTGATCGTAGCGGACATCCGCAAAAACGAAATGGCCGAGCGCTCCGACATCCACATCAGTCCAAAACAAGGAACAGACCAAGTTTGGTTGATGGCGGTTACAAAATATATGATCGATCAAGGCTGGCATGATCATGAATTCATCAATGAAAATGTTAACTTCTTCGAAGATTATAAAGAGGTACTTGAAAAATACACCCTGGAATATGCCGAAACACACACAGGCATTTCCATAGAAACATTGATCCAAATAGCTGAGACCATTCGCGATGCAGACGGAACATGCATTCTCTGGGGAATGGGCGTTACACAAAACACCGGTGCTTCCGATACTTCGGCGGCAATTTCCAACTTGCTATTGGCTACGGGTAACTACCGCCGTCCAGGAGCGGGAGCTTATCCGCTTCGCGGCCATAACAATGTACAGGGCGCTTGCGATATGGGAACCCTGCCAACATGGCTTCCGGGATATCAGCATGTTACCGATGACGTGGCACGTGCTAAATTCGAAAAAGCTTATGGAGTGAAAATCGATGGCAAACCAGGCTTGAACAATATTGAAATGCTTAAAGCGATAGAAAAGGGCGACATGAAGGCCATGTATCTTGTCGGAGAAGATATGGCACTTGTCGATGCGGATGCAAACCATGTTGATAAAGTGTTATCCGGATTGGATTTCTTTGTTGTCCAGGATATTTTCCTTTCAAGGACAGCCCAATATGCCGACGTGGTATTGCCCGGAGCTCCATCTCTTGAAAAAGACGGAACGTTCACCAATACGGAGCGCCGTGTACAGCGTTTATATAAAGCCCTTCCCACTATGGGAGATTCTAAAGCGGACTGGGAAATCACTCAAGAGATCGCCAACCGCTTAGGTGCAAATTGGAACTACACTCACCCTAGTGAAATCTATGAAGAAATGGCAAGCCTTTCACCGATATTCAGCCAAGCGAATTACGGGGTGCTGGAAGGATGGAACAGTTTCCTCTGGGGAAGCCATGATGGATCAAACACGCCGCTTCTTTATGTGGATGGCTTCAACTTCCCTGATAAGAAAGCGCGCTTTGCATTGGCTGACTGGGTGGAACCTCATAAATTCCCGGAAGAATATGACCTTCATATCAATAATGGACGCATGCTGGAGCATTTCCATGAAGGCAATATGACGAACAAATCCAATGGAATCCAATCGAAAGTACCTGATATTTTCGTTGAGGTATCACCAGAACTTGCCAAAGAACGTAAAGTCGGTGATGGCGGACTCGTTCGCTTAGTGTCTCCATTCGGGGCCGTTAAATTAAAAGCCCTGATCACAGACCGCGTGAAAAATAATGAACTATTTTTACCGATGAACTCAGTCGACAAAGACTCTGCC